A part of Gossypium hirsutum isolate 1008001.06 chromosome A07, Gossypium_hirsutum_v2.1, whole genome shotgun sequence genomic DNA contains:
- the LOC107933134 gene encoding axial regulator YABBY 5 has translation MSTCTNVVPEQLCYIPCNFCNIVLAVSVPCSSLFDIVTVRCGHCTNLWSVNMAAAFQSLSWQDVQAASYATQDYRTDLGSSSKCNTKFSMRAPSKNATEERVVNRPPEKRQRVPSAYNQFIKEEIQRIKANNPDISHREAFSTAAKNWAHFPHIHFGLMLENQKSN, from the exons ATGTCGACCTGCACCAACGTTGTGCCTGAGCAACTTTGCTATATCCCTTGCAACTTCTGCAACATAGTTCTCGCG GTAAGCGTTCCATGCAGCAGCCTATTCGATATTGTGACAGTCCGGTGTGGGCACTGCACCAACCTATGGTCGGTGAACATGGCGGCTGCATTTCAGTCACTGTCATGGCAAGATGTTCAG GCAGCCAGTTATGCAACACAAGATTACAGGACCGATCTGGGTTCCTCTTCCAAATGCAACACCAAGTTCTCAATGCGAGCTCCTTCCAAAAATGCTACTGAGGAAAGGGTAGTTAATCGAC CTCCCGAGAAGAGGCAGCGAGTGCCTTCTGCATACAACCAGTTCATAAA AGAGGAGATACAAAGGATCAAGGCCAACAATCCTGATATCAGCCACAGGGAAGCATTCAGCACTGCTGCTAAGAAT TGGGCGCACTTCCCTCATATTCATTTTGGGCTCATGCTGGAAAACCAAAAATCAAACTAA